From Stenotrophomonas nitritireducens, the proteins below share one genomic window:
- a CDS encoding ESPR-type extended signal peptide-containing protein, producing the protein MNRIYRKVWNKALGQLVVASELASSSSAGVVMDERHSAGLRLQALSVAVALGLGASGWISTAQAQSVEVGGNAQCLVVGSATLVDCAIANSADASGNNAVAIGAGTVASASGSVALGAGSVADRANTVSVGSAGNERQISNVAAGTAGTDAVNLDQLNAAADGALLAGRYFKANGAADGSDDAVASGAGAMAAGVGSQASGVESTAVGSYNVAAGDYSSAVGYVNTANGESSSAVGNFNQVDGSNSSAFGSGNLVDVANAIALGSNSIASGDGSVVIGDGAYAAADDATAVGSGSVASELGSTAVGSGADASGAYATAQGSQSQAAGQQATANGFRADASGRGTTAVGSYSAASGDLASAFGYGADASGDYGIAMGLGASASGVSTTAVGESAIASGEESTAVGGTTFGGFISTEAAGTGASAFGNGAWALGEYATAIGFNSWADADNSTALGQSATAAAANSVAIGANSWNDRENTVSVGDVGSERQITNVAAGTEDTDAVNKAQLDAVASVAENTSRYFQATGSADSDAGAYAEGDAATSAGEASNAIGNGASAYGNGANALANGATAVGQNALATGQNSAAFGQNAEATGPAAVAVGGNAVDENGNALITFGGQPVTTGATSAGVGGTAVGASASAEGFAATAAGVGAFAQGAQSSAFGAVANATGDYSTSVGTQSAASGTSSVAVGGPADLIPGLGFFVDTQASGEVSTAVGAGAIASGDYSLASGALSEASGSEATAVGYFAYAPGNNASALGAESWASGANSTAVGFYSTSRGADSTALGAGATAVAANSVALGADSLANRADTVSVGAQGAERQITNVAAGTEGTDAVNRNQLDEVAAVAATTSKYFTATGSDDSDAGALADGNNATAAGEAANAIGNGATAFGSGANAVAEGATAVGLNALASGQNAAAFGQNAQAMGPGAVAVGGNAVDANGDPLITVGGEPVQTGATSAGVGGTALGASANADGFAATAAGVGALARGDQSTATGAVANALGNYSTATGSQSYAEGVGTTAVGFNAAAYEDGNVAVGRNASALGEGSLAIGDGAETGFGLFGIGATNAVAIGSGSWAFGDDATAVGANAWAFGQQSTAIGTGAEAGASNSVALGAGSVASRDDSVSVGDVGAERQITNVAAGTEATDAVNKSQLDEVTGSTKYFAATGSADSDAGAYAEGDSATASGEATNAIGNGASAYGSGANALADNATALGSNALATGEGSIALGLNANAANPDNIAIGSNAATAQGGLLAIGADASAQGLFAAAIGADAQAAGLAATAIGNSAWATGRESTAVGFAATADAWQAVAVGSGAYATFFGTAVGTSAQAAEVATAMGQNAIAGIAGAAFGVQTRAGEGGVAVGNNATTGQMGVAVGTNALAGQDFYSVTAGNNTTALGAEAWATEDGATVVGYNSYAQALNATVLGSNAWTSKDAENSVALGAGSFADRANTVSVGAAQEWTDAAGVTHAANDRQITNVAAGTEGTDAVNVDQLNAAAEGALLAGRYFKANGAGDGSDDAVASGDGATAAGVGSQASGAQSTAVGSYNVAAGDYSSAVGYVNTANGSNSSAFGNFNQVDGENSSAFGMANLVDGANAIALGSNSVASGDGSVVIGDAALAAADDAVAVGSGSTASGDSSTAVGAGAEASGAFATAQGAQAVASGQQALANGFRAEASGRGTTAVGSYSVASGDLASAVGYGAEASGDYGVAMGLAASASGASTTAVGESAIASGDEATAVGGTTFGGLISTEASGTGASAFGNGAWALGEYATAIGFNSWADADDSTALGQSAVAAAANSVALGANSWADRDNTVSVGDVGAERQITNVAAGTEGTDAVNKNQLDEVAAVATTTSKYFTATGSDDSDAGAYVEGDNATAAGEASNAIGNGASAYGSGANAIADGATAVGMNALAAGQNAAAFGQNAQAIGPGAVAVGGNAVDANGDPLITVGGEPVQTGATSAGVGGTALGASANAEGFAATASGVGAYAKGDQSTASGAVANALGNYSTATGSQSYAEGAGTTAVGFNAAAYEDGNVAVGRNASALGEGSLAIGDGAETGFGLFGIGATNAVAIGSGSWAFGDDATAVGANAWAFGQQSTAIGTGAEAGSTNSVALGAGSVASRANSVSVGDVGAERQITNVADGTEATDAVNKSQLDAVATVAGETNKYFQASGDGVASASGSNAVASGSAAVASAERSTALGAASTANATGATAVGADASARAANSTALGRQTSITATNGVAIGYGAFANNGINSVAIGAGAGVSGANSVALGAGSRAVEANVVSVGGGNGTNGPATRRIVNVGAGRVAEGSTDAVTGGQLHVTNQRVGAVETRVTDIDGRIGSIEGVAANALTYDDAGRDSLTLAGAQGTTVGNVAAGAIAAGSMQAINGGQLFQSLGNMASFLGGGAGIGMQGMFVAPTYVIQGASYNNVGAALTALDGQVTSINNRLASNGNGNGNGNGNGNGNGNGNGNGNGNGNGNGNGPRTQSTAAVASTNGVALGDQAKANNVAGSAVGNGSYAHGPNDTAIGSNSRVDADGSTAVGANTHIAAVATNAVAMGEGATVSVASGTAIGQGSSVTANGAVALGQGSVADRANTVSVGSVGAERQITSVAAGTQATDAVNKGQLDSGITSANSYTDTKFRSMADSFDVFRGDIDKRLRHVDRRLDRQGAMSAAMLNMATSAAGVRTQNRVGVGVGYQGGESALSLGYQRAISDRATVTLGGAFTSDDSSVGVGAGFGW; encoded by the coding sequence ATGAACCGGATCTACCGCAAGGTATGGAACAAGGCATTGGGGCAGTTGGTGGTGGCGTCGGAGTTGGCATCGTCCAGCTCGGCCGGTGTGGTCATGGATGAACGGCATAGCGCCGGTTTACGCCTGCAAGCCTTGTCGGTTGCCGTTGCGTTGGGTCTAGGGGCAAGCGGCTGGATAAGCACTGCCCAGGCACAGTCGGTGGAAGTGGGCGGTAACGCGCAATGTCTGGTGGTCGGCAGCGCGACCCTGGTGGATTGCGCCATCGCCAACAGTGCCGATGCATCGGGCAACAATGCCGTTGCCATCGGTGCCGGTACTGTGGCCTCAGCAAGTGGCAGCGTGGCACTGGGCGCAGGCTCGGTGGCGGATCGCGCCAACACCGTGTCCGTCGGGTCGGCCGGCAACGAACGGCAGATCAGCAACGTCGCCGCCGGTACCGCCGGCACCGACGCGGTGAACCTGGATCAGCTCAATGCAGCGGCGGATGGCGCATTGCTGGCCGGCCGCTATTTCAAGGCAAATGGCGCTGCTGACGGCAGTGATGACGCGGTGGCCAGTGGTGCCGGCGCGATGGCGGCAGGCGTCGGTTCGCAGGCAAGCGGCGTCGAAAGCACAGCCGTGGGCAGCTACAACGTTGCCGCCGGTGACTATTCCAGCGCGGTTGGCTACGTAAACACCGCCAATGGTGAGAGCAGTTCGGCAGTCGGTAATTTCAACCAGGTCGATGGCAGCAACAGCAGCGCTTTCGGCTCGGGCAACTTGGTGGATGTCGCCAATGCCATCGCGCTGGGCAGCAACAGCATCGCCAGTGGCGATGGCAGCGTGGTGATTGGTGACGGCGCCTATGCCGCGGCCGACGACGCGACTGCGGTGGGTTCAGGCAGCGTCGCCAGCGAACTGGGCAGCACGGCGGTGGGCAGCGGTGCTGATGCATCGGGCGCGTATGCCACCGCCCAGGGCAGCCAATCGCAGGCCGCCGGCCAGCAGGCAACCGCCAATGGTTTCCGTGCCGATGCCAGCGGCCGGGGCACCACCGCCGTGGGCAGCTACAGCGCCGCCTCCGGTGACCTGGCCTCGGCCTTCGGTTATGGCGCTGATGCCAGTGGCGACTACGGCATCGCAATGGGCCTAGGCGCGTCCGCTTCCGGTGTCAGCACCACCGCAGTGGGTGAATCCGCGATTGCCTCGGGTGAGGAATCCACCGCTGTCGGTGGCACCACCTTTGGCGGTTTCATCAGCACCGAAGCGGCGGGTACCGGCGCGTCGGCGTTCGGCAACGGCGCCTGGGCGCTGGGCGAATATGCCACCGCGATTGGCTTCAACAGCTGGGCCGATGCCGACAATTCCACCGCATTGGGGCAAAGCGCCACCGCTGCGGCTGCCAACAGTGTCGCCATCGGTGCGAACTCCTGGAACGATCGCGAAAACACCGTGTCGGTCGGTGATGTGGGCAGCGAACGGCAGATCACCAATGTCGCTGCCGGCACCGAAGACACCGATGCGGTGAACAAGGCGCAGCTGGATGCGGTGGCTAGCGTCGCCGAAAACACCAGCAGGTATTTCCAGGCCACCGGCAGCGCTGACAGCGATGCGGGCGCATATGCCGAGGGCGATGCGGCAACTTCCGCAGGCGAGGCCAGCAATGCGATTGGCAATGGCGCATCCGCTTACGGCAATGGTGCCAACGCACTGGCCAACGGCGCTACTGCGGTAGGCCAGAATGCGCTGGCGACCGGCCAGAACAGTGCGGCCTTCGGCCAGAACGCCGAAGCTACTGGCCCGGCGGCCGTAGCCGTGGGTGGCAATGCGGTGGATGAGAATGGCAATGCATTGATCACCTTCGGCGGCCAGCCGGTCACCACCGGTGCCACCAGCGCCGGCGTCGGCGGCACTGCCGTTGGTGCCAGTGCCAGTGCCGAAGGCTTCGCGGCCACGGCCGCCGGCGTGGGGGCCTTCGCGCAGGGAGCGCAGTCGTCGGCGTTTGGTGCGGTGGCCAATGCCACCGGCGATTACAGCACCTCGGTGGGCACGCAGAGTGCGGCATCGGGCACCAGCAGCGTGGCGGTCGGTGGCCCGGCTGACCTGATCCCGGGCTTGGGTTTCTTCGTAGATACGCAGGCCAGTGGCGAGGTGTCCACCGCAGTCGGTGCAGGCGCGATTGCCTCGGGTGACTACTCACTGGCCTCTGGTGCCTTGAGTGAAGCGTCGGGCAGTGAAGCCACCGCCGTCGGCTACTTCGCCTATGCGCCGGGCAACAATGCCAGCGCGCTGGGCGCGGAAAGCTGGGCCAGCGGCGCCAACAGCACGGCAGTGGGTTTCTACAGCACCAGTCGCGGCGCCGACAGCACCGCGTTGGGTGCAGGTGCAACTGCGGTGGCCGCCAACAGCGTCGCCTTGGGCGCGGATTCTCTGGCCAACCGTGCCGATACCGTGTCGGTTGGCGCGCAGGGCGCCGAGCGCCAGATCACCAATGTCGCCGCCGGCACTGAAGGTACCGATGCGGTCAACCGGAACCAGCTGGATGAAGTGGCAGCGGTAGCCGCCACCACCAGCAAGTACTTCACCGCCACCGGCAGTGACGACAGCGATGCCGGTGCCTTGGCCGATGGCAACAACGCCACGGCGGCAGGCGAGGCGGCAAATGCGATCGGCAACGGGGCAACCGCGTTCGGCAGCGGCGCCAATGCCGTTGCAGAGGGTGCCACGGCTGTCGGCTTGAACGCCTTGGCCAGTGGTCAGAACGCCGCTGCTTTCGGCCAGAACGCACAGGCCATGGGCCCGGGCGCGGTCGCTGTGGGTGGCAATGCAGTGGACGCCAATGGCGATCCGCTGATCACCGTCGGGGGTGAGCCGGTGCAGACCGGTGCCACCAGTGCCGGCGTCGGCGGCACCGCGTTGGGTGCCAGTGCCAATGCCGACGGTTTTGCCGCCACGGCTGCCGGTGTAGGTGCGCTGGCACGAGGGGATCAGTCCACCGCCACGGGCGCGGTCGCCAATGCGCTCGGGAACTACAGCACCGCGACCGGCTCGCAGAGCTATGCCGAAGGTGTGGGCACCACCGCGGTGGGCTTCAATGCCGCCGCTTACGAAGACGGCAATGTGGCCGTCGGTCGCAATGCCTCGGCGCTGGGTGAAGGCAGCCTGGCGATTGGTGACGGTGCCGAGACCGGCTTTGGTTTATTCGGCATCGGCGCGACCAATGCGGTGGCGATCGGCAGCGGCAGCTGGGCCTTCGGTGACGACGCAACCGCGGTAGGTGCCAACGCGTGGGCATTCGGTCAACAGTCCACCGCCATCGGCACCGGTGCCGAAGCAGGGGCTTCCAATTCGGTGGCACTGGGTGCCGGCTCGGTGGCCAGCCGTGACGACAGCGTGTCTGTCGGTGACGTGGGAGCGGAACGGCAGATCACCAATGTCGCCGCCGGCACCGAAGCCACCGACGCGGTCAACAAGTCGCAGCTGGATGAAGTGACCGGCTCGACCAAATACTTCGCCGCCACCGGCAGTGCCGACAGTGACGCTGGTGCCTATGCCGAAGGGGACAGCGCCACGGCATCGGGTGAAGCAACCAATGCCATCGGCAATGGTGCATCCGCTTACGGCAGCGGGGCCAACGCGCTGGCCGACAACGCCACCGCGCTGGGCAGCAATGCGCTGGCTACCGGTGAGGGCAGCATTGCGTTGGGCTTGAACGCCAATGCCGCCAACCCGGACAACATCGCCATCGGTTCCAATGCGGCCACCGCGCAGGGCGGCTTGCTTGCCATCGGCGCCGATGCCAGCGCGCAGGGCCTGTTCGCCGCAGCCATTGGTGCCGATGCGCAGGCTGCTGGGCTGGCGGCGACGGCCATCGGCAACTCGGCCTGGGCAACCGGACGTGAGTCCACCGCGGTGGGTTTTGCAGCCACCGCCGATGCCTGGCAAGCCGTTGCCGTGGGCAGTGGTGCGTACGCGACGTTCTTTGGCACCGCCGTAGGTACCTCGGCACAGGCCGCGGAAGTGGCTACCGCCATGGGCCAGAACGCCATCGCCGGAATAGCAGGCGCGGCCTTCGGTGTGCAGACGCGGGCGGGCGAAGGCGGTGTGGCGGTAGGCAACAACGCCACCACCGGCCAGATGGGCGTGGCGGTCGGCACGAACGCACTGGCCGGCCAGGACTTCTACAGCGTTACCGCAGGCAACAACACTACGGCGCTGGGTGCCGAAGCCTGGGCAACCGAGGATGGCGCCACGGTGGTGGGCTACAACAGTTACGCGCAGGCACTGAATGCAACCGTGCTGGGTTCCAACGCCTGGACCAGCAAGGACGCCGAGAACAGCGTGGCATTGGGTGCGGGCTCCTTCGCTGATCGCGCCAACACCGTGTCGGTCGGCGCCGCTCAGGAGTGGACGGATGCGGCGGGTGTTACCCATGCCGCGAATGATCGCCAGATCACCAACGTCGCTGCGGGCACCGAAGGCACCGATGCGGTCAACGTGGACCAGCTAAATGCCGCTGCCGAAGGCGCATTGCTTGCAGGGCGTTATTTCAAGGCCAACGGCGCTGGCGATGGCAGTGATGACGCGGTAGCCAGCGGCGATGGCGCCACGGCAGCCGGCGTGGGTTCGCAGGCGAGCGGGGCGCAGAGCACGGCGGTGGGCAGTTACAACGTGGCCGCCGGGGATTACTCCAGCGCGGTCGGTTACGTGAACACCGCCAATGGCAGCAACAGCTCGGCGTTCGGCAACTTCAACCAGGTCGACGGCGAGAACAGCAGCGCATTCGGCATGGCCAACCTGGTGGATGGCGCCAACGCCATCGCATTGGGCAGCAACAGCGTGGCCAGCGGCGACGGCAGTGTGGTGATCGGCGATGCCGCACTGGCCGCTGCCGATGACGCTGTCGCGGTGGGTTCGGGCAGCACCGCCAGCGGCGACAGCAGTACCGCCGTGGGTGCGGGCGCCGAAGCCTCCGGTGCGTTTGCGACCGCGCAGGGTGCACAGGCAGTGGCATCCGGCCAGCAGGCGCTGGCCAACGGCTTCCGTGCCGAAGCCAGCGGTCGCGGCACCACCGCCGTGGGCAGCTACAGCGTGGCCTCCGGTGACCTGGCCTCGGCGGTGGGGTATGGCGCCGAAGCGAGCGGTGACTACGGTGTTGCAATGGGCCTGGCAGCGTCGGCATCCGGCGCCAGCACCACTGCGGTGGGTGAGTCGGCCATTGCGTCGGGCGATGAGGCAACCGCAGTGGGTGGGACCACGTTCGGTGGGCTGATCAGCACCGAAGCCTCCGGCACCGGCGCATCGGCCTTCGGCAATGGTGCATGGGCGCTGGGTGAGTACGCCACGGCAATCGGCTTCAACAGCTGGGCCGATGCGGATGATTCCACCGCGCTGGGCCAGAGTGCGGTGGCCGCTGCTGCCAACAGCGTTGCCTTGGGTGCCAACTCCTGGGCGGACCGTGACAACACGGTGTCGGTCGGTGATGTAGGCGCCGAGCGGCAGATCACCAACGTAGCCGCAGGCACCGAAGGGACCGACGCGGTCAACAAGAACCAGCTGGATGAAGTGGCGGCGGTAGCCACCACCACCAGCAAGTACTTCACCGCCACCGGCAGTGACGACAGCGATGCAGGGGCCTATGTCGAAGGTGACAACGCCACGGCTGCCGGCGAGGCAAGCAATGCCATCGGCAACGGCGCGTCGGCGTATGGCAGTGGAGCCAACGCCATCGCGGACGGCGCAACTGCCGTCGGCATGAACGCCTTGGCCGCCGGCCAGAACGCGGCTGCATTCGGCCAGAACGCACAGGCCATTGGCCCGGGCGCGGTGGCGGTGGGTGGCAACGCGGTGGATGCGAATGGCGATCCGCTGATCACCGTCGGGGGTGAGCCGGTGCAGACCGGTGCCACCAGTGCCGGCGTCGGCGGCACCGCGTTGGGTGCCAGTGCCAATGCCGAAGGTTTTGCGGCTACCGCCAGCGGTGTGGGCGCCTATGCCAAGGGCGATCAATCCACGGCAAGTGGCGCAGTTGCCAATGCATTGGGCAACTACAGCACTGCGACCGGCTCACAGAGCTACGCCGAAGGCGCGGGTACCACTGCGGTGGGCTTCAACGCCGCGGCCTATGAAGACGGCAATGTCGCCGTCGGTCGCAATGCATCTGCACTGGGCGAAGGCAGCCTGGCGATTGGTGATGGCGCCGAAACCGGCTTTGGCCTGTTCGGCATCGGTGCCACCAATGCGGTGGCGATCGGCAGCGGCAGCTGGGCCTTCGGTGACGATGCGACCGCGGTAGGTGCCAATGCGTGGGCGTTCGGACAACAATCCACCGCCATCGGCACCGGTGCAGAAGCCGGGTCAACCAATTCGGTGGCCCTGGGTGCCGGCTCGGTGGCCAGCCGCGCCAATAGCGTTTCGGTGGGCGATGTCGGTGCGGAGCGGCAGATCACCAACGTTGCCGACGGCACCGAAGCCACCGATGCGGTCAACAAGTCGCAGCTGGATGCCGTGGCTACCGTCGCAGGGGAAACCAACAAGTACTTCCAGGCAAGCGGAGATGGTGTGGCCAGCGCCAGCGGCAGCAATGCCGTGGCCTCGGGTTCGGCGGCGGTTGCCAGTGCCGAGCGCAGTACCGCCTTGGGTGCGGCAAGTACCGCAAATGCGACCGGTGCGACTGCGGTGGGTGCCGATGCATCGGCACGCGCAGCCAACAGCACCGCACTCGGTCGGCAGACCTCGATCACCGCTACCAACGGTGTGGCCATCGGCTACGGTGCCTTCGCCAACAATGGGATCAACAGCGTGGCCATCGGTGCCGGTGCCGGTGTATCCGGTGCCAACTCAGTGGCTTTGGGTGCGGGCTCGCGCGCGGTGGAGGCGAACGTGGTGTCTGTCGGTGGTGGCAATGGCACCAACGGACCGGCGACGCGGCGCATCGTCAATGTGGGGGCAGGGCGGGTTGCCGAGGGCAGCACCGATGCGGTGACCGGCGGCCAGCTGCATGTCACCAACCAACGGGTCGGTGCGGTTGAAACCCGCGTCACCGATATCGATGGCCGCATCGGCAGCATCGAAGGTGTTGCCGCCAACGCGCTGACCTACGACGACGCCGGCCGCGACAGCTTGACCCTGGCCGGTGCGCAGGGAACCACGGTGGGCAATGTGGCCGCTGGTGCCATCGCCGCAGGCAGCATGCAGGCGATCAACGGCGGCCAGCTGTTCCAGTCGCTGGGCAACATGGCCAGCTTCCTTGGCGGCGGTGCCGGTATCGGCATGCAGGGCATGTTCGTCGCCCCGACCTATGTGATCCAGGGAGCCAGTTACAACAATGTGGGTGCTGCGTTGACGGCGCTGGACGGGCAGGTCACGTCCATCAACAACCGCCTTGCCAGCAATGGAAACGGCAATGGAAACGGAAACGGAAACGGCAATGGCAATGGCAATGGCAATGGCAATGGCAACGGCAACGGCAACGGCAACGGCAATGGACCCCGTACTCAGAGCACAGCAGCTGTTGCCAGTACCAATGGCGTAGCACTGGGCGACCAGGCCAAGGCCAATAATGTTGCCGGTAGCGCTGTTGGCAATGGAAGCTATGCACATGGCCCCAATGACACCGCCATCGGCAGCAATTCCCGTGTCGATGCCGACGGCAGCACTGCGGTGGGTGCCAATACGCATATCGCGGCAGTGGCCACCAATGCTGTGGCAATGGGTGAGGGCGCAACGGTCAGCGTTGCTTCGGGCACCGCGATTGGTCAGGGCTCCAGCGTCACCGCAAATGGTGCGGTTGCCCTGGGTCAGGGCTCGGTGGCCGACCGTGCCAACACCGTATCGGTGGGCAGCGTGGGTGCCGAGCGCCAGATCACCAGTGTCGCTGCCGGTACCCAGGCAACCGATGCGGTCAACAAGGGCCAACTGGACAGTGGTATCACCTCGGCCAACAGCTATACCGATACCAAGTTCCGCAGCATGGCCGACAGCTTCGACGTGTTCCGCGGCGATATCGACAAGCGGCTGCGTCATGTCGATCGCCGCCTCGATCGGCAGGGTGCGATGAGCGCGGCCATGTTGAACATGGCGACCAGCGCCGCCGGCGTGCGCACACAGAACCGGGTCGGTGTGGGTGTCGGCTACCAGGGCGGTGAATCGGCGTTGTCGCTGGGTTACCAGCGGGCAATCAGCGACCGTGCCACCGTCACCCTGGGCGGTGCGTTCACCAGCGACGACAGCTCGGTGGGCGTGGGTGCCGGCTTCGGCTGGTAA